The proteins below come from a single Eucalyptus grandis isolate ANBG69807.140 chromosome 3, ASM1654582v1, whole genome shotgun sequence genomic window:
- the LOC104436396 gene encoding probable polygalacturonase, with product MVETLGLARFGHHRLDLRRWGAAPAFVSSHKTLLSVVWIAALATVFLWQRGAVVGVGGGGGGGGGGFSIFRWRSAEWEAGRAVPRLRPVAFNLTDFGGVGDGVTVNTEAFERAVRAISKLGKRGGGQLNVPPGRWLTAPFNLTSHMTLFLAEGAVILAIEDQKYWPLMPPLPSYGYGREHPGPRYGSLIHGQNLKDIVITGHNGTINGQGQSWWKKYRQKLLNHTRGPLVQIMWSSHIVISNITLRDSPFWTLHPYDCKNVTIKNVTILAPIFEAPNTDGIDPDSCEDMVIEDCYISVGDDAIAIKSGWDQYGISYKRPSTNILIRNLVVRSMVSAGISIGSEMSGGVSNVTVENLLVWDSRRAVRIKTAPGRGGYVQDITYRNITFENVRVGIVIKTDYNEHPDEGYDRKAFPILQRISFIGVHGQGVRVPVRIHGSEEIPVRNVTFRDMSVGLTYKKKHIFQCAFVQGRVIGSIFPAPCENLDLYDEQENLAKRSASQNITDIDYDI from the exons ATGGTGGAAACCCTAGGCCTCGCCAGATTCGGCCACCACCGCCTCGATCTCCGGCGCTGGGGGGCGGCGCCGGCCTTCGTCTCCTCGCACAAGACGCTCCTCTCCGTGGTGTGGATCGCCGCCCTCGCCACCGTGTTCCTGTGGCAGCGCGGCGCCGtcgtcggcgtcggcggcggaggcggcggcggcggcggggggttCTCGATATTCCGGTGGCGGTCGGCGGAGTGGGAGGCGGGGCGGGCGGTGCCGAGGCTCCGGCCGGTGGCGTTCAACCTGACGGACTTCGGAGGGGTGGGGGACGGGGTGACGGTGAACACGGAGGCGTTCGAGAGGGCGGTCAGGGCGATCTCGAAGCTGGGGAAGAGAGGAGGCGGCCAGCTCAACGTGCCCCCCGGGCGGTGGCTGACGGCGCCGTTCAACCTGACGAGCCACATGACGCTGTTTCTCGCTGAAGGAGCGGTTATACTCGCCATTGAG GATCAGAAGTACTGGCCGTTGATGCCTCCACTGCCTTCTTACGGTTATGGTAGAGAGCATCCTGGACCTCGATATGGAAGTTTGATTCATGGTCAAAACCTCAAAGATATTGTTATAACAG GACATAATGGCACCATAAATGGACAGGGACAATCATGGTGGAAGAAATACCGCCAAAAGCTTCTTAACCACACGAGGGGCCCACTAGTTCAGATCATGTGGTCAAGTCACATAGTTATCTCTAATATCACTTTGCGGGATTCTCCTTTTTGGACACTTCATCCATATGATTGCAAAAATGTGACAATTAAGAATGTCACTATATTGGCTCCCATATTTGAGGCCCCAAACACCGATGGAATAGATCCCG ATTCATGCGAGGATATGGTAATTGAGGATTGTTACATAAGTGTTGGAGACGACGCAATTGCAATAAAGAGTGGATGGGATCAGTATGGAATTTCTTATAAACGACCATCAACAAACATCCTCATCAGAAACCTTGTTGTCCGCTCTATGGTCAG CGCGGGCATATCCATAGGCAGTGAGATGTCTGGTGGAGTATCAAATGTCACTGTAGAAAACCTCCTCGTGTGGGATTCCAGGCGTGCAGTCCGGATTAAGACCGCACCAGGAAGGGGCGGTTATGTTCAAGATATAACTTACAGAAACATCACATTTGAAAATGTGCGGGTTGGAATCGTTATCAAGACAGACTACAATGAGCACCCTGATGAAGGCTATGACCGGAAGGCCTTCCCTATTCTTCAACGCATAAGCTTCATTGGGGTCCATGGCCAAGGAGTTCGTGTGCCAGTTCGCATCCATGGAAGTGAGGAAATCCCTGTCAGAAACGTGACCTTCCGGGACATGTCTGTTGGGCTGACATACAAGAAGAAGCATATATTTCAGTGTGCATTTGTCCAAGGTCGTGTAATTGGATCCATCTTCCCTGCCCCTTGTGAAAATCTCGACCTTTATGATGAGCAAGAGAACCTTGCTAAGCGCTCAGCCTCGCAGAACATCACAGACATCGATTACGATATTTAA
- the LOC104436397 gene encoding pollen receptor-like kinase 3, whose product MAAAVRCRILLSSLLVLAMAYPSDCITEDEALLELKRSITDNGALDSWVPSTPPCKGWIGVVCFNGIITGLHLSDRGLTGKVNVESLETIRGLRTISLVNNSFSGPIPEFSRLGALKSLLLVGNEFSGEISRDFFSRMLSLKKVWLSDNNFSGLIPASLAELPNLMELHLEGNQFSGYIPDFRNEKLTSLDLSHNKLEGPIPASLLKFGVSSFRGNEGLCGKPLDRVCTDPAKPTAKPVPGGESLEASPNTEPKNSVDSWVIFGTVGALLVVGMLFSYVYSTRRRDNDFSVLGKEVVHDAVEVHVSSSKHSSRTASSKKSSVSKRGSHKGKDMGDLVLLNEDKGPFGLSDLMKAAAEVLGNGGLGSAYKAVMSNGLSVVVKRMREMNRLGKEGFDAEMRRFGSLRHENILTPLAYHYRKEEKLLVSEYVPKGSLLYILHGDRGICHAELNWPTRLKIIRGIGRGLGFLQSEFASYDLPHGNLKSSNVLLGEDYEPLLSDYAFHPLINPPQAVQAMFAYKAPESLQNQQVSPKCDVYCLGIVILEIVTGKFPSQYLSNGRGGTDVVKWVHSAISHKREEEVIDPEILSSANAMPQMLQLLHIGASCTESNPEHRIDLREAIRNIEEVKG is encoded by the exons ATGGCCGCCGCTGTTCGCTGCCGCATCCTGCTGTCCTCCCTCCTCGTCCTCGCCATGGCCTACCCGTCTGATTGCATCACCGAGGACGAGGCCCTCCTTGAGCTCAAAAGGTCGATAACCGACAACGGGGCGTTGGACTCCTGGGTCCCTAGCACGCCTCCTTGTAAAGGGTGGATCGGCGTGGTTTGTTTCAATGGAATCATCACGGGCCTCCACCTCTCCGACAGGGGGCTCACGGGAAAGGTCAACGTCGAGTCCCTAGAGACGATCCGTGGCCTCAGGACCATCAGCCTCGTGAACAACTCCTTCTCGGGCCCGATCCCCGAGTTCAGCCGCCTGGGCGCCCTCAAGTCGCTCCTCCTGGTGGGCAACGAGTTCTCGGGGGAGATATCGCGGGACTTCTTCTCGCGTATGTTGTCGTTGAAGAAGGTCTGGCTCTCGGACAACAACTTCTCGGGGCTGATCCCCGCGTCCTTGGCCGAGCTTCCCAATCTCATGGAGCTCCACCTGGAAGGGAATCAGTTCTCAGGATACATCCCGGATTTCAGAAATGAGAAGCTCACTTCGCTGGACCTGTCGCACAACAAGTTGGAAGGCCCAATCCCAGCTAGTTTGTTGAAATTCGGGGTGAGTTCTTTCAGGGGGAATGAGGGGCTATGCGGGAAGCCTCTGGACAGGGTATGCACGGACCCGGCGAAACCTACTGCCAAGCCTGTGCCTGGGGGGGAATCGCTAGAGGCGAGCCCCAACACCGAACCAAAGAATTCCGTAGACTCCTGGGTGATCTTTGGGACGGTGGGCGCATTGCTGGTTGTTGGAATGTTATTCTCTTACGTATATTCTACCCGGCGCCGAGACAATGACTTCAGCGTCCTGGGAAAAGAGGTCGTCCATGACGCAGTTGAAGTGCACGTGTCAAGCTCAAAACATAGTAGCCGGACAGCGTCGAGCAAGAAAAGCAGCGTCTCGAAGAGAGGGTCGCACAAGGGCAAGGACATGGGGGACCTAGTGCTGCTCAACGAGGACAAGGGTCCGTTCGGGCTGTCGGATTTGATGAAGGCGGCCGCAGAGGTACTAGGAAATGGCGGCTTGGGTTCAGCCTATAAGGCTGTCATGTCCAACGGCTTATCTGTTGTGGtgaagaggatgagagagaTGAATAGGTTAGGGAAGGAGGGATTTGATGCCGAGATGAGGCGGTTCGGGAGTTTACGACATGAGAACATCTTGACGCCGTTGGCTTATCATTACCGGAAAGAGGAGAAGCTTTTGGTTTCAGAATACGTCCCCAAAGGCAGCTTGTTGTACATCTTACACG GTGATCGCGGCATTTGTCATGCTGAGCTCAATTGGCCTACCCGTTTGAAGATCATACGCGGAATTGGTCGTGGCTTAGGCTTCCTTCAATCAGAGTTTGCATCGTATGATCTGCCCCATGGGAATCTCAAGTCGAGCAACGTTCTCTTAGGCGAAGATTACGAGCCGTTGCTCAGTGACTACGCGTTCCATCCTCTTATAAACCCTCCTCAGGCTGTGCAGGCGATGTTCGCCTACAAAGCCCCAGAGTCCCTACAAAACCAGCAAGTCTCCCCGAAGTGCGACGTCTACTGTCTCGGGATCGTCATTCTCGAAATAGTGACGGGAAAGTTCCCTTCTCAATACCTCAGCAATGGGAGGGGCGGGACGGACGTCGTGAAATGGGTGCATTCTGCAATTTCCCacaaaagagaagaggaagtgATCGATCCGGAGATCCTGAGCTCTGCCAACGCCATGCCTCAGATGCTGCAGCTACTCCATATTGGAGCTTCTTGCACCGAGAGCAATCCCGAGCACCGAATCGACTTGAGGGAAGCGATTAGGAACATAGAAGAGGTGAAAGGCTGA
- the LOC104436398 gene encoding ubiquinone biosynthesis protein COQ9-B, mitochondrial, translating into MYRAAAKAAAAAAALLRGAGDAAIRRNARVPSPLLRAGIGGRPRFSTSVDAHQSSPGQSPNEHQSHQHARPGTPYYVDSTGPSSSSAAEAAAASASSSSSSSAAEEARRRQRSSPLGDYREEQRRVLQASLRHVKTLGWSEAAMIAGARDVGLSPSIVGSFPRKGAALVEYFMDDCLQRLIDCIDSGDELNQLIPSERISRVIRIRLEMQIPYISKWAEALAIQAQPLNAPTSLKQRAMLVDEICHAAGDDSSDIDWYVKRTVVGGIYSTSEVYMLTDSSPEFRDTWAFVDNRVKDVFDLKKSFREVTHLAEAVGAGVGSSLQGFVRGVMQR; encoded by the exons ATGTACCGAGCGGCggcgaaggcggcggcggcggcggcggcgctccTCCGCGGGGCGGGGGACGCCGCCATCCGCCGCAATGCGCGCGTTCCATCGCCCCTCCTTCGGGCCGGCATCGGCGGCCGCCCTCGCTTCTCCACCTCGGTGGACGCCCACCAATCGTCGCCGGGTCAGAGCCCTAACGAACACCAGAGCCACCAGCACGCGAGACCGGGAACTCCGTATTACGTGGACTCCACCgggccgtcgtcgtcgtcggcggcggAGGCCGCGGCGGCAtcggcgtcgtcgtcgtcgtcgtcgtcggcggcCGAGGAAGCTCGGCGCCGCCAGAGGAGCAGTCCGTTGGGGGATTATCGGGAGGAGCAGCGCCGCGTGCTTCAGGCCTCTCTCCGACACGTG AAAACGTTGGGATGGTCTGAAGCAGCCATGATTGCTGGGGCGAGGGATGTTGGTCTGTCGCCTTCAATAGTTGGATCTTTCCCAAGGAAAGGAGCTGCATTGGTCGAG TATTTCATGGATGATTGCTTGCAAAGGCTTATTGACTGCATCGACTCTGGAGATGAATTAAATCAGTTGATTCCTAGTGAGAGGATTTCCAGAGTCATTAGGATTCGCCTAGAAATGCAAATTCCTTATATATCAAAATGGGCTGAAGCTCTTGCCATTCAG GCACAGCCATTGAATGCTCCAACTAGTCTTAAGCAGCGGGCAATGTTGGTAGATGAGATATGCCATGCTGCCGGGGATGACTCCTCTGATATTGATTGGTATGTAAAGCGCACTGTTGTTGGAGGCATATATTCAACTTCTGAGGTGTATATGCTGACTGATAGCTCCCCAG AGTTTCGTGACACATGGGCATTTGTGGACAATCGAGTGAAAGATGTTTTTGACTTGAAAAAATCCTTCCGAGAG GTGACACATTTGGCAGAGGCTGTCGGTGCGGGAGTGGGAAGTTCCTTGCAAGGATTTGTTAGGGGAGTTATGCAGAGATGA
- the LOC120292208 gene encoding uncharacterized protein LOC120292208 produces the protein MATKKAGTMCRPRETTPLSSPCLTALLDVFELYEDRNFKLTSVGSDLLGEDQQLQYMVPPYVWFSLFPTNNYTISTDGAVKVHKAEPRDAENHYSFLGATCAPAFQIEDAEVAKRAEFVS, from the exons ATGGCCACCAAGAAGGCGGGTACTATGTGCAGACCTCGAGAGACGACTCCATTGTCCTCTCCATGTCTCACCGCCCTTCTCGAT GTATTCGAGCTATACGAAGACAGAAATTTCAAGCTAACGAGTGTTGGATCTGATCTGCTGGGGGAAGACCAGCAACTGCAGTACATGGTGCCTCCATACGTTTGGTTTAGTCTATTTCCAACAAATAACTACACCATTTCCACAGATGGAGCTGTAAAAGTTCACAAAGCCGAGCCGAGGGATGCAGAGAACCACTACTCTTTTCTGGGGGCTACCTGCGCCCCTGCCTTTCAGATTGAGGACGCAGAGGTGGCAAAGCGGGCTGAGTTCGTTTCGTGA
- the LOC104436400 gene encoding uncharacterized protein LOC104436400 isoform X1 — translation MGSPTCSQIISRLNLQGHPDGGYYMETFRDSSIVLSESHLPSQYKVDRPVSTSIYFLLPSGSVTLLHRIPCAETFHFYLGEPLTVFELYEDGNIKLTCVGPDLLGEDQQPQYTVPPYVWFCSFPTNDYTISTDGPMKVHKAEPRDAENHYSLLGVTCAPAFQFEDAEVGKRAELVLQFPHLEPLISLLTLPD, via the exons ATGGGGTCTCCGACTTGCTCTCAGATCATTTCAAGATTGAATCTTCAAGGCCACCCAGATGGCGGGTACTACATGGAGACCTTTCGAGACTCCTCCATCGTCCTCTCGGAATCTCACCTCCCCTCTCAat ACAAAGTCGATCGTCCTGTGAGCACATCCATTTACTTCTTGCTGCCTTCCGGGAGTGTGACACTCCTCCATCGGATACCGTGTGCAGAAACGTTTCACTTTTACCTTGGAGAGCCTCTGACG GTATTCGAGCTATATGAAGATGGAAATATCAAGCTAACCTGTGTTGGACCTGATCTACTGGGGGAAGACCAGCAACCACAGTACACAGTGCCTCCATACGTTTGGTTTTGTTCATTTCCAACAAATGACTACACCATTTCCACAGATGGACCCATGAAAGTTCACAAAGCTGAACCAAGGGATGCAGAGAACCACTACTCTCTTCTGGGGGTTACTTGCGCCCCTGCCTTTCAGTTTGAGGATGCTGAGGTGGGAAAACGGGCTGAGTTAGTTTTGCAATTCCCACACCTCGAACCTCTCATCTCCTTGCTCACCTTGCCTGACTAA
- the LOC104436400 gene encoding uncharacterized protein LOC104436400 isoform X2 has protein sequence MARPLALLSRHLGGHLLAWKCGKIAKYKVDRPVSTSIYFLLPSGSVTLLHRIPCAETFHFYLGEPLTVFELYEDGNIKLTCVGPDLLGEDQQPQYTVPPYVWFCSFPTNDYTISTDGPMKVHKAEPRDAENHYSLLGVTCAPAFQFEDAEVGKRAELVLQFPHLEPLISLLTLPD, from the exons ATGGCCCGACCACTGGCATTGCTTTCCCGCCATTTGGGGGGGCACCTATTGGCCTGGAAATGTGGAAAGATTGCCAAAT ACAAAGTCGATCGTCCTGTGAGCACATCCATTTACTTCTTGCTGCCTTCCGGGAGTGTGACACTCCTCCATCGGATACCGTGTGCAGAAACGTTTCACTTTTACCTTGGAGAGCCTCTGACG GTATTCGAGCTATATGAAGATGGAAATATCAAGCTAACCTGTGTTGGACCTGATCTACTGGGGGAAGACCAGCAACCACAGTACACAGTGCCTCCATACGTTTGGTTTTGTTCATTTCCAACAAATGACTACACCATTTCCACAGATGGACCCATGAAAGTTCACAAAGCTGAACCAAGGGATGCAGAGAACCACTACTCTCTTCTGGGGGTTACTTGCGCCCCTGCCTTTCAGTTTGAGGATGCTGAGGTGGGAAAACGGGCTGAGTTAGTTTTGCAATTCCCACACCTCGAACCTCTCATCTCCTTGCTCACCTTGCCTGACTAA